One genomic window of Danio rerio strain Tuebingen ecotype United States chromosome 24, GRCz12tu, whole genome shotgun sequence includes the following:
- the LOC141380730 gene encoding uncharacterized protein translates to MCFLIPVVTNTRKTREVRCRRNPHNLRSIHVSTISQLSLSVGLWNCQSAVNKADFITSIATYSDYNLMALTETWLRPEDTATHATLSANFSFSHTPRQTGRGGGTGLLISKEWKFTLIPSLPTISSFEFHAVTIIHPFYINVVVIYRPPGDFNIYVDKPQAADFQTLLASFDLKRAPTSATHKSGNQLDLIYTRHCFTDQTIVTPLQISDHFLLSLNIHITPEPPHTPTLVTFRRNLRSLSPNRLSTIVSDSLPPSRKLTALDSNSATNTLCSTLASCLDRLCPLASRPARASPPAPWLSDALREHRSKLRAAERIWRKTKNPAHLLTYQTLLSSFSAEVTSAKQTYYRLKINNATNPRLLFKTFSSLLYPPPPPASSTLTTDDFATFFCTKTAKISAQFAAPTTNTQDTTPTPHTLTSFSQLSESEVSKLVLSSHATTCPLDPIPSHLLQAISPAVIPTLTHIINTSLDSGLFPTTFKQARVTPLLKKPNLDHTLLENYRPVSLLPFMAKILEKVVFNQVLDFLTQNNLMDNKQSGFKKGHSTETALLSVVEDLRLAKADSKSSVLILLDLSAAFDTVNHQILLSTLESLGVAGTVIQWFRSYLSDRSFRVSWRGEVSNLQHLNTGVPQGSVLGPLLFSIYTSSLGPVIQRHGFSYHCYADDTQLYLSFHPDDPSVPARISACLLDISHWMKDHHLQLNLAKTEMLVVSANPTLHHNFSIQMDGATITASKMVKSLGVTIDDQLNFSDHISRTARSCRFALYNIRKIRPFLSEHAAQLLVQALVLSKLDYCNSLLAGLPANSIKPLQLLQNAAARVVFNEPKRAHVTPLLVRLHWLPVAARIKFKTLMFAYKVTSGLAPFYLHSLLQIYVPSRNLRSVNERRLVVPSQRGKKSLSRTLTLNLPSWWNELPNCIRTAESLAIFKKRLKTQLFSLHFTS, encoded by the exons atgtgttttctaattcctgttgttactaacactcgcaaaacacgggaggtgcgctgcaggcgtaatcctcacaaccttcgttcaatacatgtatctactatttcacaactctctctctccgtgggcctctggaattgtcaatcagctgttaacaaggctgattttattacctccatagctacatattctgactataatctcatggctctaactgagacctggttgaggccggaggacactgctacacatgctactctttctgctaatttctctttttcccacactcctcgtcagacagggagagggggtgggactggactactaatttccaaagaatggaaatttactctgataccgtccctgccaacaatcagctcctttgaattccatgcagtcaccattatccaccccttctacataaatgtggttgtcatctaccgcccaccag gtgacttcaacatttacgttgacaaaccgcaagctgcagactttcagactctgcttgcctcttttgacctaaaaagagcacctacttctgctacccacaaatcgggtaatcagctagaccttatttacacacgacactgcttcactgatcaaacaatagtaactccactacaaatatctgatcatttccttctgtctctcaacatccacattactcctgagccgccacacactccaacactggttacctttcgcagaaacctacgatctctctcacccaatagactatccaccattgtttcagactctcttcctccatctcgcaaactcactgcacttgattcgaacagtgccactaatacactctgctccacactagcatcatgtctagaccgattatgtcctcttgcatccaggccagcccgtgccagtcctcctgcaccctggctctcggatgctctccgtgagcatcgctcaaaacttcgggctgcagagagaatttggcggaaaactaaaaatcctgcacatctcttaacataccaaactcttctgtcctctttctcagctgaggttacttctgcaaagcagacgtattaccgtctgaaaatcaacaatgccactaatcctcgcctactttttaaaacattttcctccctcctctatcctcctcctccacccgcatcctccacacttactactgatgactttgctacattcttctgcaccaaaactgcaaaaatcagtgctcaatttgctgcacctacaacaaacacgcaagatacaacaccaacaccacacacactcacctctttttctcagctctctgagtctgaggtgtccaaacttgtgctatctagccatgcaaccacctgtccactcgatcccattccctctcatctcttgcaagccatctctcctgcagtcataccaacactgactcacataattaacacatctcttgactctggtttattccccactacatttaagcaggctagggtaaccccactgctaaagaaacccaacctggaccatacgctacttgaaaactacagaccagtatccctgcttccattcatggccaagattctggagaaagtagtgttcaatcaagtcctggactttcttactcaaaacaatctcatggacaacaagcaatccggctttaagaaaggccactcaactgagactgccctgctctcggtcgtggaggatctcagactggctaaagcagactctaaatcatcagtcctcattttgctggacttgtcagctgcttttgacactgtcaaccaccagatcctgctatctacgcttgagtcactgggcgttgcgggcactgttatacaatggtttagatcttatctctctgacaggtcattcagggtgtcttggaggggagaggtgtccaacctacagcatctaaacactggggtacctcaaggctctgttcttgggccacttctcttctccatctacacatcatctctaggaccagtcatccagagacatggattctcctaccactgctatgctgatgacacccagctatacctctcttttcatcctgatgatccctcggttccagctcgtatctcagcctgcctgttggatatttcacactggatgaaagatcatcatcttcagctgaacctcgcaaaaacggaaatgcttgtagtttctgccaacccgactctacaccataacttttcaatccagatggatggggcaaccattactgcatccaaaatggtgaaaagccttggagtaacgattgatgaccaactaaacttctctgaccacatttctagaactgctcgatcgtgcagatttgcactctataacatcagaaagatccgacccttcttatctgaacatgcagctcaactccttgttcaagctcttgttctctccaaactggattactgcaactctctactagctgggcttccagctaactctatcaagcctcttcaactgctccagaatgcagcagcacgagttgtcttcaatgaacctaaacgagcacatgtcactccgctgctagtccgtttgcactggctgccagttgctgctcgcatcaaattcaaaactctgatgtttgcctacaaagtgacttctggcctagcacctttttatctgcactcacttctgcagatctatgtgccctccagaaacttgcgttctgtgaatgaacgtcgcctcgtggttccatcccaaagagggaaaaaatcactttcgcgaacgctcacgctcaatctgcccagttggtggaatgaactccctaactgcatcagaacagcagagtcactcgctattttcaagaaacgactaaaaactcaactatttagtctccacttcacttcctaa